The stretch of DNA CGGGGGTCGTCCGCTGCCGGGGCGCCGCGCAGCGGGGGCAGCAGGAGGGCGAGGTCGACGGCCGGGTCCTCCGGGGAGCGCTGCCAGCGGCCCGAGGGGTGCAGGGCGTGCCGGGTGGTGTGGGCCAGGATCCGGTCCGCCAGGCCGGACCAGCGGGCGGCCGTCCCGGGGGAGAGGCCGGCCGGGCCGGCGGTGTCCGGGGCGGCCACGGCGCGCAGGCCGGCGGCGCAGATCAGCCGGCTGTGGGTCCAGGCGCGCGGGGAGAGCTCCCAGATCCCCGCGTCCGGTTCGCGCCAGCGCCGGGTGATGGTGTCGGCGGCGGTGTGCAGGGCCCGGTGGTCCTCGGGCCCGAGGCGTCCGTGCCGGGCCGCCGCCGCGTACAGCAGCAGTGCCTCGCCGAAGGCGTCGAGCTGGAACTGGTCGGTGACCTGGTTGCCGACCAGGTCGTGGCCACCCGGGTAGCCCGGCAGGTCGATCCGGCGCTGCTCGGGCACCCGGCCGCCGCCGACGGTGTAAGCCGGGGCCAGCTGGGGCCCGTCCTCGGCCAGGCGGGCGGTGGTGAAGCGGACCGCCCGGTCGAGCAGCGGGTACGGGCCGCAGGCGGCCACGGCCTGGCCGGCCAGGCACTGGTCGCGGATCCAGACGTACCGGTAGTCGTAGTTGCGCCCCGCCTCGGCCCGCTCCGGGAGGCTGGTGGTGGCCGCCGCGACCATGCCGCCCGAGGCGGACGAGGTCAGGCCGTGCAGCACCGCGTAGGCGTGCCGCGCATCGCGTCCGCTCCACACCTCGCCGAGCGGCGGCACGGCGGCCCGCCAGGCGCGCTCGGTGGCGCGCCAGCAGCGCCCGGGCTCGGGCGGCGGCCCGTCGAAGGCGCGGTCGGAGACCTCGAGCACCAGGTCGAGCCGCTCGCCCGGGGCGAGGGTCGGCTCGGCGGTGAGGCCCTCGTCCGGGGCGGGGTGGGCGTCCGGGCGGGACCAGCGGAGGTGGAGGCCGCCGACGCGCTGCTCCCAGGTGCCGTCCGGGGTGCGGTGCGGGGCGCCGACCCGGCGGGCGCCGAAGCCCGGGCCCGGGCTCAGGACGAGCCGGAGGCGGGCCGGGCCGTGCTCGGCGGTGATCCGGCGGAGCAGCACCAGGCGGTGCGGGTCGGCGGGCAGGGCCAGGGCCTCGCGGCACTCGACCGGACCGCTCTCGGTGACCCAGCGCCCGCGCCGGATCAGGCTGCCGTCCTCGTAGTAGCCGCCGGGGACGTGGCGGCCGAGGGGGGTCACGGCGTAGACCCCGCCGCCGCCGATCAGACCGGCGAAGAGGGGCTCGTCGTGCCAGCGCGGGGCGCAGAGCCAGGCGATCTCGCCCTGCGGTCCGACCAGCGCGCCGCGCTCGCCGTCGGCGAGCAGGGCGTACTCGCGCAGGCTCTGGGGTGGGTAGCCGGTCATCGGACCTCCGGGGCGGGGTGGGCGGGCGGGTGCGGGAGCTCGGCTCGACCGGCCCTGGGTTCAGCGCAGCCGGGGCAGCACCTGTTCGCGGTAGAAGGCGAAGAAGCCCTGCTGGGCCTGGCCGATCTGGCCGACGTACACCTCGTCGAAGCCGGCCTCGGCGTAACCGTGCAGCCGTTCGACGTGCTCCTCGGGGTCGTCGCCGCAGGTCACGGCGGAGGCGACCATCTCCTCGGTGACCAGCTCGGTGGCCTGTTCGAAGTGCCGGGGCGTCGGCAGCACCTGGGCCAGCTCGCCCGGCAGCAGTTCGCTGGGCCAGAGCCGGTGGACGGTGCCGACCGCCTGCTCGCGGTCCGGACCCCAGCAGACCTTGACCCCGCCGATCACCGGGCCCTCGCCGCCGGCCGCGCGGTAGCGGCCGATCAGCTCGCGGTCCGGGGTCATGGTGACCAGCCCGTCGGCGAAGCCGGCGGCCGCCTCGGCGGCCCGGGGGCCGAAGGCGGAGACGTACACCGGCAGCGGCCGGCTGGTGGGCGGGGTGTAGAGGCGGGCGTTCTCCACCGTGTAGTGGACGCCCCGGTGGGAGACCTGCCCGCCGGTGAACAGCTCGCGCATCACCGCCACCGCCTCCGCCAGCATCTCGGCCCGGACGGCGAACGGCGGCCAGTGGTCGCCCAGGATGTGCTCGTTGAGCGCCTCGCCGGTGCCGACGCCCAGCCGCAGGCCACCGGGCAGCAGCACGTCCGCCGTGGCCGCCGCCTGCGCCGTCACCGCCGGGTGGAGCCGGACGGTCGGGCAGGTGACCAGGGTGGTCACCGGAAGGTCGGTCACCTGGGAGAGCGCGCCGAGCAGGCCCCAGACGAACGGGCTGCTGCCCTGGGCCTCGTTCCAGGGGTGGAAGTGGTCGGAGACGGCCAGGTGGGTGAACCCGGCCGCCTCCGCGAGCCGTGCCTGGTCGAGCAGTTGGGCGGGGGTGAACTCCTCGCAGGAGAGGAAGTAGCCGCAGGCGGTCATGGCGGCCTCGCGGGGGTCGGTGGGAGTGCCTTCCGCAGGCGGCTAACCGGGGCAGGGGCGCTGAAACCCCGTTTCCGGCGGGCCGAGGCGGGTAGCCGGGAGGGTCATCGGTAGCCCGCACCCGGGCTCCCCGACCGGATTTCGGAGGTGACCTCGATGGACGCGCGCGAGGGCGACGGGCCTGGCCGAGCCGTACGCATCCCCGGGCAGCCGGGGCGGCACTCGGCGGCGCAGCGCCGCCCGGGGCCGGAGGCGGCGCCCGTGCGGCAGCCGGCGCTGGTCGAGCAGAGCGAGGAGCCGGGCGATGCGGAGCGCTACGCCGTCCTCGGCGAGGACTGACCGGCGGGCCGACCGGCCCGCGCACCGACCGGCTCACCACCGCCCCGGGCGGCGGCGGCCGGTGGCCGGGCACAGCGCCCACTACCCGGCGCAGTGCTGGCGGCCCGGGGCGATCGCGTACGGGCTCGGCTGAGCGGGCGTGGTTCGCGCAGTGGCGGATGGGTAGCCGCCCGGCATGACGGATGGTGGAGCACCGAGCGCAGGAGGATTCGACGCTGCGGCCTGCGAGGCCTTCGACCTGTGCGACCTCTGTGGGGAGATCGTGGCGGATGAGGACCTGCTCGGGGCGCTGGTGCCGGACTCCTCGGCGCTGCACGAGAGCGACCCCGACCTGGACGGCAAACGGGTGGTGACCGCCTGCACGGCGGCGCACCTGGTCGTCCTGGTCGAACAGTACCGGGACCGGCCCTTCGTGCCCGAGGAGCAGTGGGCCGCCAAGGTCTGCCGTGCCCTGGCCGAGTTCGACGAACCGGTCACCCTGAGTCTGGTGGCCGAACTCAGCGGCCTCTCGGAGCAGCAGGCCCAGTCGGGGGTGGACTGGCACAACGACCGCGCCCGCGAGTGGCGGGCGCGGTACGGCGGTGCGGATTCCGGCGGTGCGGATTCCTGAGCTCCCGGGGCCCTCAGGGGGAGACGCTCTGCGCTGCCGGGGGCTCGGGCTGGTCATCCCGATCGTCCCGATCGTCCCGGTCGTCCCGGTCGGGAGGCTCTGGCGGGGCCGGGTGGTGGCGGGCGTCGGAGTGCTCGTCCGGGGTCGGGGTGGTCCGCTGGTCGTCGGCCGTCATGGCCCAGGACCGTCGTCTGGCGTTCACGTTGCCTCCCAAGGTGGTCGGTGGTCGGCGGGTACCCCCGATGGGTCCTGGCAACCAGGGGTGAACGGGGTGCATGAGGGAGTCGGTTCGGGGCAGGCGCGTTTGGGAGTCCGAACGACGGACCGGAATGGAGGTCACCGGGATGAGCATGGTGCAGGAATCCGTGGAGGTGGAGGTGCCGCTGCGGGCCGCGTACAACCAGTGGACGCAGTTCGAGGAGTTCCCCCGGTTCATGGAGGGGGTCGAGGAGGTCACCCAGCTCGACGCCAGCCACAACCACTGGCGGACCAAGGTCGCCGGGGTGACGCGCGAGTTCGACACCGAGATCGTCGACCAGCTGCCGGACCAGAAGATCGCCTGGCGCACGGTGGGCGGCGAGGTGCAGCAGATGGGCGTGGTGACCTTCGAGCGGCTGGACGAGCACCGCACCGCCGTCCGGCTCGCGATGGAGTTCGAGCCCGAGGGGATCGCCGAGAAGGCGGGCGCCGCGATGGGCGCCGTGGACCGGCGGGTCAAGGGAGACCTGCGGCGGTTCAAGTCCTTCATCGAGGAGCGGGGCGTGGAGAACGGCGGCTGGCGGGGGCGGATCAGCCCCGGGTGAGTCGCGTCGCCGCGCCGCCGCCCCCGTCCGGAGTGGGTTTCCGGGCGGGGGCGGCGGTCTGTGCGGCGGCGGTCAGGGAGTGGTGGGTGGGCCGGGGTTGGGGGTGTCCGGGATGTGTGGCTGGTGCGGGCGGCCGTCTGGTGGGCCGGGGTTGGGGGCGTCCGGGGTGTGCGGCTGGTGTGGGCGGCCGTCCGGTGGGCCGGGGTTGGGGGTGTCCGGAGTGTGCGGCTGGTGTGGGCGGCCCTCGGGTGGGCCGGGGTTGACGGTCATGGTGCTCCTTCGGTGTCGGAGGCGGGCGCGCGTCGACGCCCCACGACTCGGCTGCCCGGGCGCGGCCGAGGGAAACCGGGTTTGCTGCCCTCCGGTCAGGGGAGACGCCGGTCCCCGACCGTGAGGAGAGGGTCATGTCGAACGACGCCATCGTGCTGCTGCGGGAGGACCACAAGGAGGTGCGCCGGCTGTTCCGCGCCTACCGGGAGTCGGCGGGGGACGATGCGGCCCGGGAGGGGACGGTCGAGCGGATCGTCGAGGCGCTGACCGTGCACACGTATCTGGAGGACGAGCTGGTCTACCCGAAGGTCCGGGAGCAACTTCCGGCGCTGGCCGGGGAGATGCGGCGGGCTGAGCAGGAGCACCACGTGGCCGATCTGCTCTGCGAGGAGCTGAGCCGGATGAGCAGCGGGGACGAGGAGTACGACGCGAAGGTGCTGGTGCTGATCGACGCGGTCGAGCGGCACATCGAGGAGGAAGAGGGCAGCTGGTTCCCGCAGGTGCGGGCCGCGCTGGGCCGCAAGGAGCTCCAGGAACTGGGCGAGCGGATGCTGGGCGTTCGGGAGACCGCCCCGCGCAAGCCGGAACGGGCCGGGGTGCTGCACCGGGTGGCGGACGCACTGGAGGGCTGAGGGAGGTGTCGAACGACCGGACCGGTGCGGCCGGGGCCCGAGGCCACGGCCGCACCGGTCCGAGGGGGTCAGTCCTGCTCGCTGAGCCGCTGCATGCCGACGCGGGCGAAGTGCAGGAAGTCCGCAGCGGTGAGGGCGGAGAGGCCGGAGCCGACCAGCCTGGTCGCGCCCGGGGCGAGCACCTGGCCGGCGGTGAAGCCGGTGGCCAGCCAGAGGCCGGTGCAGAACGGGCAGGTGATCAGCTCGCCGACGGCTCGCCGCAGGCCGCTGCCGCGGACCTCCTCGTCGAGCTCGGCGGGCCTCGACTGGCCGCGGACGTGGGTGAAGGGCAGCCGCAGCGGGCTGGTGACCGGGTCCTTGGCGACCAGCCGGGCCAGCCGGTGCACCGCACCGGCGGTCAGGGTGACGTCCCAAGGACCCGGGGCGGGCAGCGGCCGGCCCTTGGCCCGGGCGGCCGCCGCGAGGGCGGCCACCCCGGTCGGGTAGACGCCGACCGCGGCCAGGTAACCGGCGATCGGCTGCTCGCCGTCCGGTTCGTACGCCGCGCGCTCGGCGCGGGCGGCTGTCGCGACGGGCTTCACCACCGGTACCACCGGCGGCCGCCGCCCCGGCCCCCGGCCGGGAGCAGGAAGCCGATCAGCCAGATGACGAGGATCGCCAGGGCCACCCACCACAGTACGTGAACGGCGAACCCGACACCCCCGAGGATCAACGCCAGCAGAAGGACGAGGATGAGGACCAGCATGACCGTCACCTTTCGTAGCACGGGACTCGGCCAAGGGCGCGTCTGCCCTGGTCGGGCGAGTTCATGCCTGGGGGAAGCCGGTCCGGTGACCAGGGGGCGTCGGTGGTTTCCGGCGGCGGGGCGGGGGAAGGCGCGGGGTGGCCGGCGGTGACCGTGCGTGAGATCGGCAGGGAGAGTGATGAGCAGCCGCCCGATGGTGCTCAGGTTCGGGGTCGAAGAGGAGTTCCTGCTCGCCAACCCGGCGTCCAGGATGACCGTGGCCAAGGCGCACCTGGTGGTGCCGAGGGCCGTGCGGGTGCTCGGTGAACGCGCCCAGCACGAGTTCCTGGACACCCAGGTGGAGGGCTGCACCCCGCCGGTCGGCACGGCTGTCGAGCTCCGGGCCGAGCTGATCGCGATGCGCGAACAGCTGGTGCGGGCGGCGGAGGAGGCGGACTGCCTGCTGGTGGCCTCGGGCACCGCCGTGCTGCCCAGCCGGCACCCCCTCCCGGTGACCGACCGGGCCCGCTACCACCGGGTCGCCGCGCACGTCGGCCCGATCGCCGACCAGGTGGGCGGGGAGCTGTGCGGCTGCCACGTCCACCTCGGCGACCTCGACCGGGCCGAGGCGCTCGCGCTCAGCGCGCGGCTGCGGCCCTGGCTGCCGGTGCTGCAGGCGCTCTGCGCCAACTCGCCGTTCTGCGAGGGCCGCAACGGCGCCGCGAGCAGCCGCTCGCTGCGCTACCGGGCCTGGCCGACCTGCGGGCCGGCCCCCGCGCTGGACGAGGGCGGGTACGAGCGACTGCTGGGGTGGTTGACCGAGCGGAAGGTGATCCTCGACCGGCGGATGCTCTATTGGTACGCCCGCCCCTCCGAGCACCTGCCCACCCTGGAGGTGCGGGTGGCCGACACCAACGCGGACGTGGACACCATCGTGCTGTACGCGGTGCTGCTGCGCGGACTCGCGCACACCATGCTGGCCGCGCAGCACCGGGGGCGGCCCCGGCCGCCGGTCCGGCCCGGGGCGCTGCGCACCGCCCACCGGCTGGCCGCCCTGGGCGGGCTCACCGGCACCGGGGTGGACCCGTGCACCGGGGCGGCCGTACCGATGGAGCGGCTGGTGGAACGCCTGCTCGAGCAGGCCGCGCCGGGGCTGGAGCTCACCGGCGACCTGGTGCTGGCCCGGACGCTGACGCACCGGCTGCTGGCCACCGGGACGGGGGCGCAGCGCCAGCGGGCGGTCTTCGCCCGGAACCGGTCGCTGCCGGAGGTGGTGGACCACCTCGCGTACCTGACCGCCCGGTCCGGGCGGTCGGTGGTGGGGCGGGGCTGACCGGGGGTCAGCTGGGGGTGAGGAAGGCGCGGAGCCTGGCGGCCAGGCCGCGTTCGGGCGGCGGGAGACGGTCCGGGGGCTTCACGGCCGGGGGCTGCGGCTTGGGGTGGACGGCCGCGTGGGCCAGGGCCGCGCCGGTCTTCTCGCCGAGCCGGTGCAGGGTGGCCGCCGGGACGGCCGCCCGGACGGCCGGGAAGAGCTGAGCCTCCTCCTCGCCGAAGTGGCGGGTGGTCTCCTCGACCAGCCGGGCCACCAGCCGGTCGAACAGGGCCGAGGCGACGTCCGCGTACCGCAGGTCGGCCAGCAGCCCCTCCACCGTGCGGTGGGCGGCCAGGTTGAGACCGGCCAGGGTGCGGCCGTCGGCGAGGTGCCGGCGCACCACCGGGTGCAGCAGCCGCTCCTCGACGGCCAGGTGGCCCATCAGCTCCGCGCTGACCAGGTCGACCAGCCGCCGGCGCTCCGGATCGCCCAGCGGCACCCCGCCGAGGGCGCTGAAGTGGACGCGGACGGCGTCGTGCTGGACGAGGAGTTCCTCCAGCAGGTCTCCTTGGGGTGCCATGGCGAGTGCTCCCTTCGCGGGTGGCGCACGGGTACGGGACCCGCGGCTACCCGGTCAGCGGGCGGCGACACGTTCAGGCGGCCGCCAGGGCGGTGTCGATGCCGTGCAGGAAGGCGTCGAGGTCGTCCGGGCTGCGTGAGGTGAGCAGGCGCCAGCCGCCGTGGTCGTCGTCGACCAGCTCCTGATCCGTCCAGTGGGCACCGGCGTTGGTGAGGTCGGTGCGCAGGGACGGGAAGGAGGTGAGCCGCTTGCCGCGCACCACGTCGGCCTCGACCAGCAGCCAGGGGCCGTGGCAGATGGCCGCCACCGTGCGGCCCCCGGCGACGAATGCCCGCAGCAGCTCGACCGCCTCCGGCTCGGTGCGCAGGCTGTCGGCGTTGAGGGTGCCGCCGGGGATCAGCAGCAGGTCGTACCCGTCCGGGCCGACCTGGTCCAGGGTGTGGGTGGGCTCGACGCTCACGCCCGGCTCCTTGTCCCGCACCGTGGTGCCGACCTCGGTCAGCCCGGTGGTCGCGAGGTCGACCCAGGCGCCGCTCTGCCGCAGGTGGCGGACCGGGACGAGCAGTTCGTCCTGCTCCACGCCGTGGTCGGCCGTGATCGCGAGCGCGCGGATGCCTTCGTGGGTGAGGTCCATGGGTCCTCCAGCGGTCGGGTGTGGTCTGACCGGCGCGGGTACCCGCTCGGCGGGATCCGAAGCCGGGCGGGAGCCGGCGGTGTGGGCCGTCCGGGTGGGCGCGGTGGGGTGCGGGGCGGGGGCCGGAGACTGCGGGGGGTCGGTCGGGGGAGACTGGGGGATCCGACGGGCGGCGGTGGGAGGCAGGGCGTGCGGGGGCGGTTCGTGCCGGTGGTGTGGACGTGGCGGCGGGTGCTGGTCGCGGCGGTCGGGGAGGCCTGGGAGCGGGGCAAGTCGGTCGAGCTGCTGCAGCGGTCGATGGCCTTCGCGGCGCTGTTCTTCGTGACGCTGGTGCCGCTGCTGGTGGTGATCGCGGCGGCCTTCCCGGCACGCAACAGCGGGATCACCGAGTGGATCACCGAGGCGCTGGGCCTGAGCGGCCGGGGCGCCGACGCCGTGCGGGCGCTGTTCGCCTCCCGGGGGCAGGTGCTCAGCACCACCACCGCGTTCGGCCTGGCCGCGCTGGCCGTCTTCGGGATCTCGCTGATGGCCGCGATCCAGGGCGTCTACGAGCGGATCTGGGGCCTGGACCGGGGCCCGTGGCACGCCGTCTGGCGCCAGGTGCTGGGGCTGGCCGGGCTGACCGGCTACATCGTGCTGGCCGGCTGGAGCGGCACCACCCCGCTGGCGCAGCCGGCGCTGCGGATCCTCGGCTCGACGGTGGGCGGCCTGCTGCTGTTCTGGGTGCTGCCGTACCTGCTGCTGGCCGGCCGGGTGCCGTCCCGGCAACTGCTGCCCGGGGCGGTGGCCACCATGCTGGGGCTGGCCGGGTTGCGGCTGTTCTCCCGCTGGGTCTTCGCTCCGCTGCTGGTCTCCAACGCCGTCTCGTACGGCACGGTCGGCACGGTCCTGGTGGTGCAGTCCTGGCTGATCGGGGTCGGCTACACGGTGTACGGCGGAGCGCTGGTGGGGCGGGCGGTGGTGCGGGCCCGCCGGGTGTAGTGAGACCGGGCCCGTGGCCTTCACCCGATCCACCCATCGGAGGCGGGTGAGGCCGGGAGTTCGGGGCAGACGGGTGCCAGGAGTCCGGTCGGAGCGTGGTGGGTGGAGAGGTGGGGTGCCGGTTGTACTGGCTGAGCGTGCGGATGACGATGCGACTGCTGGTGGTGGAGACGTGGCACGAGTTGGAGGTCGAGTGCCAGTACTGGCCGGAGGATCCGTACGCCGTGCTGCTGGACTTCGGCACCGGGCGGACGGAGTGGATCCTCTCCCGGGAGGTGCTGACGGCCGGTCTGGTCGGGCCGGCCGGGGAGGGGGACGTGCACGTCGAGCCGGCCGACGGCGGCAGAGTGCACGTGGCGCTGGGCAGGGGCGAGCGGGTGGCGCTGTTGAGCCTGCCCGCCGACGGGTTGGACCGGTTCCTGGCCGAGACGCGGGAGCTGGTGCCGCCCGGCGCGGAGCCCGGCCGGATCGACTGGGACCTGTGCATCCGGGAACTGCTCTCGGCCTGAGCCGACTCCGGGGGTTGAGGCGGCGGAACCGGGACAGACGAGGGGCGGTCGGGTACCCCACAACCGAGAGGACGTCGCCATGACGCACATAGCCCGTCTGCCCGGAGCCTACGCCCGCCACTGGGACTGGCAGTTCCTCGGCGCCTGCCGCGAGTACGGCACCGAGCTGTTCTTCCACCCCTCCGGCGAACGCGGGCCCGCCCACGACGAACGGGAGCAGGCGGCGGTGGCCGTCTGCCGCCGCTGCCCGGTGCAGGTCGAGTGCCTGACCCACGCGCTCGCCGTCCGGGAGCCGTACGGAGTCTGGGGCGGGCTCACCGAGGACGAACGCCAGCGGTTGCTGGCCAGGAGGCCGCAGCGCCGGCGGCCGGCCGGTACGCGCAGCCGGGCCCGGCGGCAGGAGGTGGCGTGAGTGCGGGGGTCCGTGCTCGCCAGCCGCACCGGAGGTACGTCCGCGGCAGCGCGGTGGGCCGGGAGCGACGGCCCTGAGAGAAGACCGTGACGCGGACGGCGTCGCCGAGAGCAGAGCGGCCCGATCGGGGAGACTCCCCGGCCGGGCCGCTCTCGGCTGTCCGTACCGTTCCTGCTCGTCGTCACCGGCTCCGGCCGGGCTCAGCCGCCGGACGGGAGGTCGAACTCGGCCCAGACCGTCTTGCCGGTGCCGCTCTCGTGCGGGGTGGCGCCCCAGCGGCTCGCGAGCAGGGTGACGGTGTGCAGCCCGTGGCCGCCGACCTGGGTGGGGGAGTGCGGGCGGCGCGGCTGGGGCGGGGTGGTGGAGGCATCGAGCACCTCGACCCGAAGCAGCCGCTGGGTGGCGTGCAGGACGAGCTGGTCGGGCCCGCCGCCGTGGCGGCAGGCGTTGGTGACCAGCTCGGAGACCACGATCAGCACGTCGTCGGCGCGGGCCAGCCGGTCCGGGTCGGCGGTCGGCAGCCAACCCCAGTCGTGCAGCGCCTGCCGGGTCTGGTCGCGGCACCAGCCGACCGTGCCGGCGGCTCCGGTGAGGCCCAGCCGGCGGGTCTGGCCGTGCGGCGGGAGCGAGAGCAACACCGGCTGGTCGCTGGTCTGCGGATCGCTCACTCTCATCTGTCCTCACTCTGACGGCGGTGCGACGGGGGAGACGGCTCGGGCCGCTCCGGGGGTCTTCTGCCCGCTCAGCCCGAGCGGACACACGACCGGACAGGTCTACCGGGCGACGGCGGACTCCAGATCGGGTCGGATCTCGAACACGGCCCCGGCTCCGGTGATCTCGAAGACCCGGGCCACGGCAGGCTGGAGATCGGCCAGCACCAGCTCCCGGCCAGCCGACTCGGCGTCCCGCCGCGCGGTGAGCAGGGCGTTGAGCCCGGTGGAGTCGCAGAAGAGCAGCCGGGCACAGTCGACCACCAGGCGGTCGGCGCCGGGCGTGCCCAGGGCCTCGACCAGCCGTTCGTGCAGCAGGCCGACACTGTCCTGGTCCAGCTCGCCGGCCGCGGAGACGACCACGGCGCGGTCGTGCAGCCGGAGGTCCACCCTCAGGCGGTCGGCGGCGGGCCCGGGGCCCTCGGTGGCACTGCTCGGCATGACACTCCTCTGCGATGGGCGTGGCGCGAGCGCCAGTCTGCCACGAGGACCGCCCCCGGCGGCAGGGTGCTCCGCAGGTCGCCCGGTCGATGTGGATCAATCGGAAGCCCTTGGTGAAGAAGTCGTGAAGGCAGCTTTGGGTTCGGAGAACGCGGGCACGCGATGGCCTGTCACCTGTCGTCGGAACCGAAGGAGCGGGACATGTCGGCTGCCACTGCCGTGTCCGTAACCGTCACCCAGCTGGCCGAGATGGACGACCGGAGGAGCACCGCTGCCCTGATCGCTGAGGCCGGAGACCTGGCGAAGGTCTGCCCGGCCGATGCGCGGGAGCTGTCGAAGGTACTCTTCGAGCGGCTGCGCGCCGTCGGGGAGGAGAGTGACGAGTACGGGTACGTCCGGGCCACCCTGATCGAGCTCAACATGGCCCTGGTGCACTTCTGCGTGGGCCGTTTCGGTCACCGGCACGAGCCCGCCGAGGACATGGCCCAGGTCGGCACGGTCGGCCTGATCAAGGCGATCGACCGGTTCGACCCCTCGTACGGGGTGGAGTTCTCCACCTTCGCCATCCCCACCATCACCGGGGAGATCAAGCGGTTCTTCCGGGACACCGGCTGGATGGTGCACGTGCCGCGGCGGCTCCAGGAGCTGCGGATCAGCCTGGCCAAGGCCTCGGACGAGCTGGAGCAGTCCCTCGACCGGGCGCCCACCAGCGCCGAGCTGGCCGAGCACCTGGAGCTGCCGGAGGAGGAGGTCCGGGAGGGCCTGATCGCCGCCCAGGCGCAGAACGCGCACTCGCTGGACGCCCCCGCCACCGAGGGCGAGAGCCAGGCCGCCCCCGCGCTGGCGGCCAAGCTGGCCGTGGAGGAGAGCGCCTACGACCGGGTGCTCGCGCTGGAGACCCTGCGGCCGGTGATCGCGGAGCTGCCCGAGCGGGAGCGGCGGATCCTGTCGCTGCGGTTCTGCGAGGACCTCACCCAGGCCGAGATCGGCCGGGAGCTCGGCCTCTCGCAGATGCACATCTCCCGGCTGCTGGCCCGGACCCTCGGCACGCTGAGGGAGGC from Kitasatospora sp. MMS16-BH015 encodes:
- a CDS encoding STAS domain-containing protein gives rise to the protein MPSSATEGPGPAADRLRVDLRLHDRAVVVSAAGELDQDSVGLLHERLVEALGTPGADRLVVDCARLLFCDSTGLNALLTARRDAESAGRELVLADLQPAVARVFEITGAGAVFEIRPDLESAVAR
- a CDS encoding ATP-binding protein translates to MSDPQTSDQPVLLSLPPHGQTRRLGLTGAAGTVGWCRDQTRQALHDWGWLPTADPDRLARADDVLIVVSELVTNACRHGGGPDQLVLHATQRLLRVEVLDASTTPPQPRRPHSPTQVGGHGLHTVTLLASRWGATPHESGTGKTVWAEFDLPSGG
- a CDS encoding SigB/SigF/SigG family RNA polymerase sigma factor produces the protein MSAATAVSVTVTQLAEMDDRRSTAALIAEAGDLAKVCPADARELSKVLFERLRAVGEESDEYGYVRATLIELNMALVHFCVGRFGHRHEPAEDMAQVGTVGLIKAIDRFDPSYGVEFSTFAIPTITGEIKRFFRDTGWMVHVPRRLQELRISLAKASDELEQSLDRAPTSAELAEHLELPEEEVREGLIAAQAQNAHSLDAPATEGESQAAPALAAKLAVEESAYDRVLALETLRPVIAELPERERRILSLRFCEDLTQAEIGRELGLSQMHISRLLARTLGTLREALSA